The following proteins are co-located in the Solanum pennellii chromosome 1, SPENNV200 genome:
- the LOC114075639 gene encoding protein terminal ear1-like: MADAPENSLNPHAPEYIPTTTPPPPPPPPHPTHLLLRRRGQSLPVMLPTHAALPALPPPLPPLLPLPRPLRPLLPLPPLLPLPTVYSWRTTVMMKNIPSHFNRKKLIKFLDNYCSLENEKARDLNEENPHVFAYDFLYLPTNFKATTNPGYGFVNFTDHRTLPKFFKHFNERAITYPNSARNVRMDIANIQGRIALVNRYENVSFVSKSEECLPVVFNPARNGSGETVQVITVGKFQAIPDIPID, translated from the exons ATGGCTGATGCTCCTGAGAATTCGTTGAACCCACATGCACCTGAATATATCCCTACTACCACTCCGCCTCCGCCGCCACCACCGCCTCATCCTACACATTTGCTTCTTCGACGACGGGGCCAATCTCTGCCGGTGATGCTTCCAACGCATGCAGCTTTGCCTGCACTTCCGCCGCCTCTTCCGCCGCTTCTTCCTCTTCCGCGGCCTCTTCGGCCGCTTCTTCCTCTTCCGCCGCTTCTTCCTCTTCCTACCGTCTATTCTTGGCGAACTACTGTCATGATGAAGAATATCCCATCTCACTTCAA cCGTAAAAAGTTGATTAAATTTCTAGACAATTACTGCTCACTGGAGAACGAAAAAGCGAGAGATTTAAATGAAGAAAATCCTCATGTCTTCGCTTATGATTTCTTGTATTTGCCTACGAATTTCAA AGCAACGACCAACCCAGGCTATGGATTTGTGAATTTCACCGATCACAGAACTCTGCCAAAATTTTTTAAGCATTTTAATGAGAGAGCAATAACGTATCCAAATTCTGCAAGGAACGTTCGGATGGACATTGCGAATATCCAG GGAAGAATTGCTTTAGTGAACCGATACGAGAATGTAAGTTTTGTGAGTAAATCTGAAGAGTGTCTTCCAGTTGTGTTTAATCCTGCAAGAAATGGTTCTGGGGAAACAGTGCAAGTGATTACTGTGGGCAAATTTCAAGCCATTCCAGATATTCCCATCGATTGA
- the LOC114075640 gene encoding protein MEI2-like 6 produces MADFPENWLNPHPMHQYLSVPTVPPPPPLHPPTYMNCTLPMAREQYQTVMTTRRQFQPALPPHQYPPALQPLPPPVNSLPRENVLQRWNVPPIRRQTLPAVQPPYPPALQPRPPPPPTVNYDKTTILIRNIPFSYNHQRMIQFLDYFCLQENVNAENTHLFAYDYLYLPYDNRNNKIIGYAIVNFTDTRSLRKFIWSFCDGGKVFPGSRRHVVFAIAYVQGKNALVNTYRYAPEAICFNPPRNGY; encoded by the exons ATGGCTGATTTTCCTGAGAATTGGTTGAACCCGCATCCAATGCATCAATATTTGTCTGTTCCCACTGTGCCACCGCCACCACCACTGCATCCTCCTACGTATATGAACTGCACGCTTCCTATGGCACGTGAGCAATATCAGACGGTGATGACTACAAGGCGTCAATTTCAGCCGGCGCTTCCACCGCATCAATATCCGCCGGCGCTTCAACCACTTCCTCCTCCCGTCAATTCACTGCCGCGGGAGAATGTGCTCCAACGTTGGAATGTTCCTCCTATAAGACGTCAAACGCTGCCGGCGGTGCAGCCTCCATATCCGCCGGCGCTTCAACCGcgtcctcctcctcctcctacCGTCAATTATGATAAAACTACTATCCTGATCAGGAATATTCCGTTTAGCTACaa CCATCAACGGATGATACAATTTCTAGACTATTTCTGCTTACAGGAAAATGTGAATGCAGAAAATACCCATTTATTCGCTTATGATTACTTGTATTTGCCTTACGATAACAG AAACAATAAGATCATAGGCTATGCAATTGTGAATTTCACCGATACAAGAAGTCTGCGGAAATTTATTTGGTCTTTCTGTGACGGAGGAAAAGTGTTTCCAGGTTCTAGAAGGCACGTTGTTTTTGCCATTGCGTATGTCCAG GGAAAAAATGCTTTAGTGAATACCTACCGATATGCGCCAGAAGCAATATGTTTTAATCCTCCAAGAAATGGTTATTAA